GATCCTGTGCCAATCCTAACATGGGCTTCCAGAGGCAGCTACAGGATTTTGAAAAACATGATGTTGATCAGGTAAATGAACTACAAATGAATGAGCTGCAAAACACAACCACAAGTCAGATTATGGGCTACTTCTCATTATTTTGTGGCCTGGGTGGTTTATCTGACTCCCTGTTTTTGCTTTGAGGGGGTGGCTTCTTGGCCAAGCCCACTCCACTGGGGAGGTGCGGATAGAACTGAAGGTATTGGGCGGTGTTGGATGGGAGAAGAGATGAAGCACATCTAAACAcctcctgcccagctgtgctCTCAGTCCAGTGATTGCTTCATGTGTGCTAAGACACAATAGAAGACTGACACCTTTAGAGGGGTAGCAAGTAAAGAGTGAGTTGCTCAGAACACAGCAGAAAGACCAACCTAGAAGTACCAGTTGCATAAAAATAGTGGGTTTCCCCCCAACACATTCATTTGGAATAGTAAGCAGGAAAGAAATCATAATCAAAAATCTTTGCTATCCAGGAGTTAAACTGGGTTCTCATTATGACTTACGTGTTGTGTTCCCCCCCTCCTTCTGTGGCTGAGACTTTATAAATTTTCTGACGTGTAGAACAGTCTCAAATCTgacccttttttcttcttagccTTTGAAGGCTTTGTAGGACTAGGAGAATTGAGGGAACAGTAAGACTGCAAAGTGgtttttgtaaaacaaaaattagtttcttaCCCCTAAAAAGAACCATCCCACGCAAAAGACCTGCTCCCCGTGGGTGATCGGTGACTTCCACTTATGTTAACAACCTACTCTGGCCGTCCCCTCCGTTTTCCATTGCTCAGCATGTTGCTGTTCTCTGGGCTTTTGTGTCTGTTGTGCTTATTaaaaatcaacaacaacaacagaggCAAACCAAAATCGGAAAGCAAGATACATGAGGCAAggatgttggttttttttattccctccctgtcattctgctgcagaaagctcAGAGTTTAGATATTACCATTTGTTTTGCATGATGCAGTTTGCAACTGTAAATATTTGcgtttttttaatatttaactgAATGTTTCCTGGATCGTTTGGAACTGGTGTAAATGGTAGAGTAACCGATTTTTAAGAGACAAAAGTCAGAGGGGGACTTTCCAGACTTGTCTCCTTCCTCCCTTACAGTCATTTCTACTCTAATTGGTCTGGGCTAACAGCAATGACAATTAAGGCTATATGCAAATAGCCTGATAAAGACAGTAACGTCTCTCTTTTTTCATCCACTATGGACGGCACATTCTGCCTTTTTTCACTGAGGGGGAGGCAGTAGGTTGCAAAAAGAAATATCCACCTGTAGTCACTGGCTGGGCTGTAGTTTCCTACTGTCTCTTAACAGCAACCACATCCTCAGCAGGTGTCTGTTTACACACctgatttcagtggaataaTGCCATCTGCCAAGGGCGTGaacttttttctgatttcagcaGCCTGGGTGTTTTGCTGTGCCACTATAGGGTGGTATCCTGTGGGGTTTCTGGAATGGGGTCCTTTAGAATCTCGGTCTTACAGGAAGGGGTTTAGTCACTAAGGTCGTAACATGGTTTGCACGAATTCCAAACTTCCCACGAGGACACACTGAGGCTTCAGATTTGACTCAGGACCTTGCGGTCTTTTAGGAATGGGAGGGAGTAAGTATGTTAGGTCTTGTCTCCCAATGTCCTAGTAAATGGTCTTGTGGATAAAGCTGTCCATGAGCCGCAAACAGGACAAAGCTATGAAAGTTAAAGCTTGAAAAATTATCACAGGTATATTATCGCCACTGGGACAGAACAGTTGGGGTCTGTGTCTACTTGCTGCTTGTGCAGAGGAGAGCAACAAGATTGCCAGGAGTAACTAAGTGGACTCAAATTCTTTGACTGGCAAAGAAATGACAGAGAAGGATGTGATAAAGCTCTATAAAACTGAGTGAAATAGAGAGTGTGAACAGGTGTGATTTCCACTCTTCCCTGTAATGTGAGAGGAAGCTATCAATTGGCAGGTCCCAATCAAGGAAAAGGAGGGGTTTTTATATGAGATGTACTTACGGAGCTTGTTGGCGTCCAGCTATCTTGTCGTTAAAATTTGTGGATTCAGAAAGTGATCTCATGGcagaaaaatttatttgttGCTGTCAAAAACAAAGATACTGCCTCACCTTCCAAAAGTACCTGAGCTGAAAATTGCTGGAagctggggaaaggagaagggaaaaggtCCCAGCATTATTGCCCTGCCATTGCCTGATTCTTTCTTTGGCATTTACATCTGGCTGCTCTCGTACCAGGATACAGAGCTGGACTGACCTTCAACTGGACCCTGTACAGCTGTTACTGTGTACCATATTCAGTCACTCACATAGGGTCCTATTCCATAGCTTTTAAAGCTCCTGGTCTTTGTCTTCCCAGAAGATCCCTTTCCTGATATCTACAGTACATGTTTTACTACTGGTATTTGTGGGCTTAGGATGAAAAACCCATGAGTGGTTCACTTCCTGATCTTCAACATTCTTGCGGCCTGTTGTGACTCGGTCAAGTTGGCCGGTCATATGAGCTTCCATGCTTATTCATCTCATTATACATGCAACAGGATGAGGGTGCTTTTGAGTCCAGGATGTCCTTGCCTGGTGGGTGCTCCGTATTCCATATTACTCCAGGCAGCCAAGCTGCTATGCAAGTGTGTCATTTTAGGGGATGTAAGGGATCTCGATGATTTCAAATGTGTGTTCCTGTGCCTGTGtattctgtgctgctgttgaaGGACATGCAATATGTGGAGTGCTTTGCTTTACTTGTGTTTTTAAAGGCTCTTGAAATTCTGTAGGACAGGAGGGAGTATTAATTCTGCATCAGTCTCATGTTATTGTTTCATCATATTGTGTATCTATGTTCAATTTCTGCAGTTCAGGCAGTGGCTGAAAGAAGAATATGGGGAAAACTCTTCTCAGGATCTGCAAGAAGCCAAAAATCTTCTGAGCAAATACAAAGAGCAGGCAGAGTTGCAGCAGAATACTGGAGGAAGACAGTGGAATAACAACTTCTCATCTGTGCCATCTCTCTCATACAGCAACTACACAACAGAGACCTAATCGTAggaggttgattttttttctttctacctttGAAAAACATCTTGCCATAATTTCCATCCCATCTTCAAGACTCTCAGCTGTAATCATGCAAACAGTTGATTTGTAGAAAGCTTCTTGATGAAAATACTAcattatgtgtgtgtgtatgagtgTGTTTGACAGAGTCTTATAATTTGGGCGGGATCAAGCTCTCTGTATGCCCAGAGATATGATCCAGTTACTGTGGCTGAGCCAGTTTGTCAGCCAACCACAGGTGTTATCCCCTTATGCCCAAATTGCCTGGCATTTGCTGTGAGGTTAGCTCAACTCCTTTCGTTGTAGGCTAGCAAAGGGCTCTGAGAGATGAAGTCTGGTGATTCAAGCTGTGGCAGTTTGACATCTCTGCGCTATTAATGTGGCAAAGATGTTACTGCACCTGAAGAAGGGAACTCAAGactgtgtctctgctgctcctgttcGCAGTCCATTGGCAAGTAATACCGTGGAGGTGGGTTTGAACTTAAATGCTAGGCTGCAAACTGGAGCAGGTGAGATACGGGTACATGTACCTCTCTACCAACAGTAGCATCTAGGAGAGACGTGGGACAGACAGCTCTGAGTAATAACATCTTCAACTGCCACAGTTGTACTTGCTTCAGTGCACGTGAGACAGAGCTGTTGGCAGAACTGCCACAGACCAAGAGCACCGAGACTGTTaccacagctcagctgatgTGCAGTGATTTAAGCCGTGGTCCCTTGATTGTGCATCTGGTCTCCCAACATAAGCTTCTCTGGAGAGTAGTTTATCAGGTCTCCAGTGCCGCTGAACTTCATTCCCCGTGGAACATGTGCCTCTTCAACACACGTCCCTGCACACATGATAACGTGTCTCCAAAGAGTGGGCTCGGTGTGAGTGCGAGCACCTGTTTCTTTGCTTGTGCTGTGGTTTGCTCTTTGACTTCAGCTACCTCAAAAATGCTGTTCTTGTCATTGTGGTTGTAAATGCAACCTTGAAAATTGCCTTGTGTAATCTTAATCCGACACTGGGTGAAGTAAGtgggtgcatgtgtgtgcgagagtgtgtgtgcatgtgtatttcacaaatgtctgtatttgagaagattattgttttcttttaaaattgctcaTATTTCTCACTGGTTTAAAAATTGAGTTGTTTGAATTCaactttcttccattttaaaaccattataTATTTTGCTGTGATAAGATTTGCAGGAAtgcatttgtaaaatatattttaaactagGTTAAAACTAGGGGCCATACTCTGCTCTTGGTAACATTGTGTGTTTCTGGAAAGGAGCCATTGCCTGACTTGTGTGTTCTAAGAGTGTAACTTCAAATATGTCACCAGGGATGCTGGGCAGCGTATTGATTTCGGACGGTATAATGGGGGGTGGCACTGATGCCAAGATCATGATTTCTTGTCTTTGACTCAGAGGATGGAAAGCCTATTTTTCTTGAAGattccagaaaatgaaaaatacctcCCAAACAGCGAGGatagaaaaacaaaggcaagcCCCTCATTTGTTTAAATGTAGTGTAGATCATGCTAAAAGCTGAGCACTGAGTGAGAAGCCGTCAGCATACTAAGTAGATTGTTATCTCTTTCAATTTCTTGGGTACTCTGACCTCCCATCCCTTCACAAGGTCCCTCTTCATGTGATTTCCTGCTTGCTTTGGATGGCAGTGAATTCTTTGGATGGGAGCAAGGCTTTTGGGGTCAAGTAAGCTCTAGCTGTTAAATATCTGTTGTTAAGTATCTTCAAAAAATATACGTTATGGCTTGTGAAATACAGATCTTGCATATCAATAAttgccaaaaaggaaaaaagggaacgGGGTGGAACTGGCCCGACCGTTTCATCTGAGTCAAGCCTGCATCAGGGTTCTCATTGCACTAAGTGCTTTAAGCATACTGAACACGGTGAGAGCAGGATAATCATGTCTGTGTTGCAGTAAGTGATGCTGTTGGATTTGGGAAAGGTGCTGGAATCGACTTTGTTTTCAAGCTTGTAGCTAAATGAACCGCTGCCTATTTGGTATATCCAGCAACTGCTCTGTGTTTGCCTGGTAAGAGAAGTATTTAGCTGCTCTTGAAGATGTTGATCTGCAAATAATTGGCTGGTTAGGAATTCCAGCACAGCAGTGCCCATGTTGGCAGTCCCCTCTGTGTTCTGGGGTGGCTGTGGTAATTGGAAAACGCTTTCCTCGGTAACAGGCTCTGACACGCGTTCGGGATGCCGGTCTGTTTGTTCAGCCCTCTGCTCATAAGAGGGTATGTAGTGCAACTTCAGCCTGTCCCCAGAGGGCAGCTTTGTGAGAAGCATTCTGCCTATGCTCTTGCAGGTATCCAATCAGTCCGTCCTGTAGCTGACTGCCAACACTATGTATCCTGTAACACTTTTGGCACTCTCGTCCTTGCGGTAGTAACCCTGTGAGTGCTGGTAAGTTGgcaattcttttttctgttctgacaAATACAAGGCAGAATGGGAGACATCTATTAATGTTCGGGTGTCCAAGATTATTCtgtactggatttttttaatagtttggTTATCCCCAAAGAGTCAGTCCCACAaacaggatcttttttttttttttcagaactgaatTTGGCTTTAGGGCCATATAGCCACATCAATGTGCATTATGCTGCAGCTCAAAAGCAGATACAGGGTAAAGCAGGAAGACGGAGGGAGTGCCGTATTGTCAGCAAGTGGAAGTGCTTCTCTCTTTAAAAGACAGAGGAGGttattttctgtagtttctTGCTTCCACATCTTGTGTAGTGGTCTGTATACACTGCATACTGCATTTAAGAGTGGTAAAAGAGCAACAGCAGTCTAAGAAAAGTTGAATCTGGTTTG
This sequence is a window from Pelecanus crispus isolate bPelCri1 chromosome 2, bPelCri1.pri, whole genome shotgun sequence. Protein-coding genes within it:
- the DUSP22 gene encoding dual specificity protein phosphatase 22: MTITDFGWEDALSVVRAARSCANPNMGFQRQLQDFEKHDVDQFRQWLKEEYGENSSQDLQEAKNLLSKYKEQAELQQNTGGRQWNNNFSSVPSLSYSNYTTET